A region from the Leopardus geoffroyi isolate Oge1 chromosome C2, O.geoffroyi_Oge1_pat1.0, whole genome shotgun sequence genome encodes:
- the RWDD2B gene encoding RWD domain-containing protein 2B — translation MIEIEQAEAQLSELDLLASMFPGENELIVNDQLALAEVKDCIEKRTMDGRSSKVYFTINMNLDLSEEEMVMFSLACILPFKYPEVLPEITVRSVSLSRSQQTQLNADLTAYLQKNCLGDVCILNATEWVRDHASGYISRDTTPCPAPGSTVQPVDLILTRLWIYSHHIYNKCKRKNILEWAKELSLSGFSMPGKPGVVCVEGPQSACEEFWSRLRKLNWKRILIRHREDIPFDGANDKIERERKFSCFEEKVFSVNGARGNHMDFGQLYQFLNSKGCADVFQMFFGVEGQ, via the exons ATGATTGAGATTGAACAGGCAGAGGCCCAGCTCTCTGAGTTAGACCTGCTCGCCAGTATGTTCCCTGGTGAAAACGAGCTCATAGTGAATGACCAGCTGGCTTTAGCAGAAGTGAAAGATTGTATTGAAAAGAGGACAATGGATGGACGATCTTCAAAAGTTTACTTTACTATCAATATGAACCTGGACTTATCTGAGGAAGAAATG GTGATGTTTTCTCTGGCCTGTATTCTTCCCTTTAAATACCCTGAAGTTCTGCCTGAAATTACTGTCAG ATCAGTATCACTAAGTAGATCTCAGCAGACTCAGCTGAACGCAGATCTAACTGCATACCTGCAAAAGAACTGTCTCGGAGATGTCTGTATATTGAATGCCACAGAGTGGGTTAGAGACCATGCTTCTGGCTATATCAGCAGAGACACCACACCTTGCCCTGCTCCAGGAAGTACAGTCCAGCCAGTTGATCTCATTCTCACAAGACTGTGGATCTATAGCCATCACATCTAcaacaaatgcaaaagaaagaatattctagaGTGGGCAAAGGAGCTTTCCCTCTCTGGATTTAGCATGCCTGGGAAACCTGGTGTTGTTTGTGTGGAAGGCCCACAAAGTgcctgtgaagaattctggtcaAG ACTCAGAAAATTAAACTGGAAGAGAATTTTAATTCGCCATCGAGAAGACATTCCTTTTGATGGtgcaaatgacaaaattgaaagggaaagaaaattttcatgttttgaagaaaaagtatTCAGCGTGAATGGAGCCCGAGGAAACCATATGGATTTCGGTCAGctgtatcagtttttaaattccaaaggTTGTGCAGATGTTTTCCAGATGTTCTTTGGTGTGGAAGGACAATGA